From the Mesotoga sp. BH458_6_3_2_1 genome, one window contains:
- the ispD gene encoding 2-C-methyl-D-erythritol 4-phosphate cytidylyltransferase, whose product MKTGALIVAGGLGLRMHSSLPKQFMPLSGKEIFVRSVEVFHGSAFVDFIVLVVHKDWLGQARKILEKRGMDSVSVVSGGETRQESVQNGLLFCETIKPDIVMIHDAARPFFSKKQIPEILRLVTPGTGVVVTEKTADTVYLVEDEVVVDVPNRSNLRRAETPQTFKFQEILQAHRKAVTDGIHISTDDAQLFVGFGGRVLTVDSIVPNPKITTPLDFEMAELMIEREANFTGRD is encoded by the coding sequence ATGAAAACAGGGGCACTAATAGTAGCTGGCGGTTTGGGGCTGAGAATGCATTCCTCTCTTCCAAAACAGTTTATGCCTCTTTCAGGAAAAGAGATATTCGTCAGATCCGTGGAAGTATTTCACGGATCTGCTTTTGTTGATTTCATTGTATTGGTCGTTCACAAAGACTGGTTAGGTCAGGCGAGGAAGATTCTCGAGAAAAGAGGAATGGACTCAGTAAGTGTCGTATCTGGAGGAGAGACAAGGCAAGAGTCCGTTCAAAACGGGCTTTTGTTCTGCGAAACAATCAAACCAGATATAGTGATGATTCACGATGCAGCAAGACCTTTCTTTTCGAAAAAGCAGATTCCGGAGATTCTTAGGCTTGTCACTCCTGGAACGGGAGTAGTTGTAACTGAAAAAACAGCAGATACGGTATATCTGGTGGAAGATGAAGTGGTGGTCGACGTTCCAAATAGAAGTAATCTTAGACGGGCAGAGACCCCACAGACCTTCAAGTTTCAAGAAATCCTGCAGGCGCACAGAAAAGCGGTCACAGACGGAATTCATATCTCAACTGATGATGCACAGCTGTTCGTAGGGTTTGGTGGCAGAGTGCTTACTGTTGACTCGATCGTTCCAAACCCAAAGATAACTACGCCTCTCGATTTCGAGATGGCCGAACTAATGATCGAAAGAGAAGCAAACTTCACTGGAAGAGACTAA
- a CDS encoding DUF1015 domain-containing protein, with translation MSDFRPFRAVRPADGMEQKVNCPPYDVISFEEAREIGRSPESFMHVIRAEIDLPMESDHYAESVYLKAKENFERMLNDGILVQEEEPIYYVYWQKMKDHVQIGVVGGASVEEYQKDLIKKHELTRQDKEEDRVNHIKTVNANTGMVFLTFRADEKLDYLLQEYCKQLPLSMRVIDENDVEHRLYAVREEEKVAKLRSAFEEIECMYIADGHHRAASSSRVRDLLKESNLEHTGDEEYNFFMAVAFPHSHLEIMDYNRVVQDLNGLSESEFLERVEFAFEVEDAPESPFKPLKRHDFGMCLLGKWYRLTAREGTFDAKDPVSSLDVDILQKNLLSPLLGIDNPRKDSRIDFVGGIRGLSALENRIANGWAVAFSMFPTSMEELLAVADQGRIMPPKSTWFEPKLRSGLVVHLLR, from the coding sequence TTGTCTGATTTCAGACCTTTTAGGGCGGTGAGACCTGCTGATGGAATGGAGCAAAAGGTCAACTGCCCACCTTATGATGTGATATCGTTTGAAGAAGCCAGAGAGATTGGGAGAAGCCCTGAGAGCTTCATGCATGTCATCAGAGCCGAGATTGATCTTCCAATGGAATCAGATCATTATGCCGAGTCGGTATATTTGAAGGCTAAAGAGAACTTCGAAAGAATGCTGAATGATGGAATCCTCGTACAGGAGGAGGAACCGATTTATTACGTTTACTGGCAAAAGATGAAAGATCATGTACAGATTGGAGTAGTCGGCGGAGCTAGTGTGGAAGAGTATCAGAAAGATCTCATCAAGAAGCATGAACTCACAAGACAGGACAAAGAAGAAGATAGGGTGAATCATATAAAGACTGTCAACGCAAATACGGGAATGGTCTTCCTCACATTTAGAGCAGATGAAAAGCTTGATTATCTCTTGCAGGAGTACTGCAAGCAATTGCCTCTCTCAATGCGAGTCATCGATGAAAACGATGTTGAACATAGGCTGTATGCCGTCAGGGAAGAGGAAAAGGTGGCGAAGCTGAGGAGCGCATTTGAAGAAATCGAGTGCATGTATATTGCCGATGGACATCATCGTGCAGCATCTTCTTCCAGAGTGAGGGATTTACTGAAGGAATCCAACCTGGAGCATACTGGAGATGAAGAGTACAACTTCTTCATGGCAGTAGCATTTCCCCATTCTCATCTTGAGATAATGGACTACAACAGGGTAGTTCAGGATCTGAATGGTCTGTCCGAGTCGGAGTTCTTAGAGAGAGTCGAATTTGCCTTTGAAGTTGAAGATGCTCCGGAGAGTCCTTTTAAACCTCTGAAGAGACACGACTTTGGAATGTGCCTTTTGGGAAAGTGGTACCGACTCACCGCAAGAGAAGGCACGTTTGACGCGAAGGACCCCGTTTCAAGCCTGGACGTCGATATACTTCAGAAGAACCTTCTAAGTCCTCTTCTTGGGATCGATAATCCCAGAAAGGATTCGAGGATCGATTTCGTCGGCGGGATTAGGGGTCTGAGTGCTCTTGAAAACAGAATAGCAAATGGCTGGGCAGTTGCGTTTTCGATGTTCCCTACTTCGATGGAGGAACTTTTGGCCGTCGCCGATCAGGGAAGGATAATGCCTCCGAAATCGACCTGGTTCGAGCCAAAACTGCGCAGTGGACTTGTGGTTCATTTACTTAGATGA
- the ybeY gene encoding rRNA maturation RNase YbeY — translation MEILIQNKTLKKIEESKITSIVDKVISAELGDRDIGTLNILLTDDSEIERINKEFRHKNEPTDVLSFQYGLEEETIGDIVISLDRISEQAAEFDNSFEEELYYILIHGVLHVIGYTHHGYDDEGEEIFDLQRDYYTRFVEEG, via the coding sequence GTGGAGATTCTGATCCAAAACAAAACACTGAAGAAGATAGAAGAGAGCAAAATAACTAGCATCGTGGATAAGGTTATCAGCGCAGAGCTTGGAGACAGAGATATTGGAACATTGAACATTCTGCTTACAGATGATTCCGAAATTGAAAGAATAAACAAGGAATTCAGGCACAAAAATGAACCTACAGACGTTCTTTCTTTTCAGTACGGTTTGGAGGAAGAGACGATCGGTGATATAGTAATTTCGCTCGACAGAATCTCAGAGCAGGCTGCCGAGTTTGATAACTCCTTTGAAGAAGAACTCTACTATATCTTGATACACGGCGTGCTGCATGTTATAGGTTATACTCACCATGGATATGATGATGAAGGAGAAGAGATATTTGATCTCCAGAGAGATTACTATACGCGATTTGTTGAGGAGGGATAG
- a CDS encoding HDIG domain-containing metalloprotein, with amino-acid sequence MSMNEKKRSRNSDIPKVQFPLERLLNVKDLTNFVVFPVFLALLNRLPFLTLPSKPFLYFVGSAILWYIFAERSVRSNRYFNLHRAYRITFFSVVAFGVFVNSFVPSLADEALLPEMTPIFLSVSMVTVLIGYQEGIGSGLFMSFLASANLDNSLETFILLSVVVLATALTTRAIERRIEIARAGFEVSLIFLAINAIRIILQGEPIHAVDLLIAFANPILSSVIVIGIVPYLEYASRIYSNTGLIELGNLSHPLLKNLSIYAPGTYYHSISLANLSEAAAERIGANSILARVASYFHDIGKSKRPQYFTENQQEGTNPHDNITPSMSNLVINEHVKQGIEQARKYRLPLLLEDVIKEHHGTRIKKFFFHKAKTLGQEERSDDFRYPGPKPQFKESGIIMLADSVEAAFKSIKKPTPAKTQELVEEVVNGIYNERQLDQSGLDLDDLEKIIEAFTRVLMSMNQQRIEYPKEATEKVVSISGDSDPKQNTEEDRREQNN; translated from the coding sequence ATGAGTATGAACGAGAAGAAAAGGTCGAGGAATAGCGATATCCCCAAAGTCCAGTTCCCTCTAGAGAGACTACTGAATGTCAAAGATCTCACCAATTTCGTTGTCTTTCCCGTGTTTCTTGCGCTGTTGAACCGGTTGCCATTTCTTACGCTTCCCTCAAAACCCTTCCTCTATTTTGTGGGCTCGGCGATCCTCTGGTATATTTTTGCCGAAAGGTCAGTGAGGAGTAACAGGTACTTCAATCTTCACAGGGCATACAGGATAACATTCTTTTCGGTGGTCGCTTTTGGGGTTTTTGTAAACTCCTTCGTGCCCTCACTTGCAGATGAGGCATTATTGCCGGAGATGACTCCTATATTTCTAAGTGTGTCAATGGTGACCGTACTGATAGGTTATCAGGAAGGAATTGGCAGCGGGCTGTTTATGTCGTTCCTTGCATCTGCCAATCTCGATAACTCACTTGAGACTTTCATCTTGTTGTCAGTAGTAGTGCTGGCGACAGCGCTTACAACAAGGGCAATAGAGAGAAGAATCGAAATTGCCAGAGCTGGATTTGAAGTTAGTTTGATATTCCTAGCGATTAACGCAATCAGAATAATACTCCAAGGAGAGCCTATACATGCTGTGGATCTGCTGATTGCTTTCGCCAATCCGATTCTCTCTTCGGTAATCGTTATTGGAATAGTCCCCTATCTGGAATACGCAAGCAGAATCTACTCCAACACGGGTCTCATAGAATTGGGGAATCTCTCTCACCCACTGCTGAAGAATTTATCGATATACGCACCTGGAACCTATTATCACAGTATATCACTTGCTAACCTTTCGGAGGCCGCTGCAGAGAGAATCGGAGCGAACTCCATACTAGCGAGAGTTGCTTCGTATTTTCACGACATAGGTAAATCGAAGCGACCGCAGTATTTTACTGAAAACCAGCAAGAAGGAACGAATCCACACGATAATATTACCCCTTCAATGTCGAATCTTGTGATAAATGAACACGTAAAACAAGGCATTGAGCAGGCTAGAAAGTACAGGCTTCCGCTTCTTCTGGAGGACGTTATCAAAGAACATCACGGGACAAGAATAAAGAAATTCTTCTTTCACAAGGCAAAGACATTGGGTCAAGAAGAGCGGAGCGATGATTTTAGGTACCCGGGGCCAAAGCCCCAGTTTAAGGAGTCTGGAATAATCATGCTGGCCGATTCGGTCGAGGCGGCGTTCAAGAGCATAAAGAAGCCCACTCCCGCAAAAACCCAGGAGCTTGTTGAAGAGGTTGTCAACGGTATCTACAATGAAAGACAACTTGACCAGAGTGGTCTTGATCTGGATGATCTGGAAAAGATTATTGAAGCCTTCACGAGAGTTTTGATGAGCATGAATCAACAGAGAATCGAGTATCCGAAAGAGGCTACTGAAAAGGTGGTGTCGATCAGTGGAGATTCTGATCCAAAACAAAACACTGAAGAAGATAGAAGAGAGCAAAATAACTAG
- a CDS encoding PhoH family protein, with product MAVRKLSLPMGVEVAELFGEYDRKAKFIQKKLDVRISIIGDEIWIKGEDGTGIDIAGKIVDELVQMNRDGHLVEWREFEYIVDQHLQHDEDGESFKGVYNEVKETALLSNRIRPKTIGQKNYMEIMKEKELVFSIGPAGTGKTYLAVAMAVDFLKSGKVQRIILTRPAVEAGEKLGYLPGTLLDKVDPYLRPLYDALMEMIPAEKLAYYRESSIIEVVPLAYMRGRTLNNSFIILDEAQNSTYQQMKMFLTRIGFGSRVVVTGDITQIDLPRDSGSGLVVVQKVLGSISTVGFSYLTEQDVVRNPLVKDIIKAYDEYEREEKVEE from the coding sequence TTGGCGGTACGAAAGCTCAGTCTTCCCATGGGGGTTGAAGTCGCCGAGCTTTTCGGAGAGTACGATCGAAAAGCAAAGTTCATTCAAAAAAAACTTGATGTAAGGATTTCTATTATAGGTGATGAGATCTGGATAAAAGGCGAAGACGGTACTGGAATTGACATAGCCGGAAAGATTGTAGATGAACTAGTTCAAATGAACAGAGACGGCCATCTTGTAGAGTGGAGGGAGTTCGAGTATATTGTTGATCAACACCTGCAGCACGACGAAGATGGAGAGAGTTTCAAGGGGGTTTACAACGAAGTAAAGGAGACAGCTTTACTCTCTAATAGAATAAGGCCCAAAACAATCGGGCAGAAGAATTATATGGAAATTATGAAGGAGAAGGAACTAGTCTTCTCTATCGGTCCCGCCGGAACTGGAAAGACTTATTTGGCTGTGGCAATGGCGGTTGATTTTCTGAAATCAGGCAAGGTTCAGAGGATAATTCTGACTCGACCCGCCGTTGAAGCTGGTGAGAAGCTGGGTTATCTTCCCGGGACCCTTCTCGACAAAGTTGACCCCTATTTAAGGCCTCTCTACGATGCACTTATGGAGATGATTCCTGCAGAGAAACTCGCTTACTACAGAGAGAGCTCGATAATCGAAGTAGTTCCTCTTGCATATATGAGGGGAAGGACCCTAAACAATTCTTTTATAATCCTTGACGAGGCTCAAAATTCGACTTATCAGCAAATGAAGATGTTTCTTACCAGGATAGGCTTTGGATCAAGGGTGGTTGTTACAGGGGACATAACTCAAATTGACCTTCCCAGGGATTCGGGATCGGGTCTAGTTGTTGTGCAGAAAGTTTTGGGATCGATCTCTACAGTAGGGTTTTCCTACTTGACAGAACAGGATGTAGTGAGAAATCCCCTTGTGAAAGACATTATAAAGGCTTACGATGAGTATGAACGAGAAGAAAAGGTCGAGGAATAG
- a CDS encoding sigma 54-interacting transcriptional regulator yields the protein MLYRTIMVGENLESMQCEKYFESLFDVDFDYLVGLGKEMPTILFIDASKYSKDVLNDWIFAFTNIILINNNPIRAFIIRGYSEELQEFKGYYRVVSSYKSPRQIVQEIISNVNDHLDKMIGNSSRVIQMKKMLVLSMFYDGSIMILGETGSGKNLLAEVIAKLSPRGSRPFYSINCAAIPENLLESEIFGYKKGAFTGATSEKVGLIEQANNGTLFLDEIGDMPLNLQAKILAITENREFFKIGATRPIKVDVRFITATNRYDDSAMRNDLRYRLSAVKIDLPPLRERKSDISLIFDQILEKKGYLVKFENIPQDLKERFLSYNYPGNVRELINMIEEYLAVNDVVQASVNSSMSKNVKVLAEEAIVARMVNGTSYKDFLQEVYKSVSQELLLQRSEVLKNDINEIAREFGLTTRRIRDLLAELNSSAKALTPNDDDE from the coding sequence TTGCTTTACAGAACCATTATGGTAGGCGAAAATCTTGAATCAATGCAGTGTGAAAAGTATTTTGAGAGTCTATTTGACGTTGATTTCGATTATCTGGTCGGTCTGGGTAAGGAAATGCCGACTATTCTTTTCATAGACGCGAGCAAGTACAGCAAAGATGTTCTTAATGACTGGATCTTTGCATTTACGAACATAATTCTGATTAACAACAACCCGATTAGGGCATTTATTATTAGGGGCTATTCTGAAGAACTGCAGGAATTCAAGGGATATTATAGAGTGGTAAGCAGTTACAAGAGTCCGAGGCAGATAGTGCAAGAAATCATCTCGAATGTCAATGACCATCTAGATAAGATGATTGGGAATAGCAGCAGAGTCATTCAAATGAAGAAAATGCTTGTTCTCTCCATGTTTTACGACGGTTCAATAATGATTCTCGGAGAAACTGGATCGGGAAAGAATCTACTTGCAGAAGTAATAGCTAAGCTCTCTCCCAGAGGTTCCAGGCCATTCTATTCGATAAACTGCGCCGCGATACCTGAGAACTTACTGGAGAGCGAGATCTTTGGGTACAAGAAGGGGGCCTTCACCGGAGCGACTTCCGAAAAAGTTGGTCTTATTGAACAGGCAAATAACGGAACTCTTTTTCTAGATGAAATTGGAGACATGCCGCTGAACCTGCAGGCCAAGATACTTGCAATAACAGAGAACCGGGAGTTCTTCAAAATAGGTGCGACCAGGCCAATAAAGGTGGATGTCCGCTTCATAACTGCAACCAACAGGTACGACGATTCGGCTATGAGAAATGATTTAAGATACAGACTCTCGGCTGTGAAGATAGATCTCCCGCCTTTGAGAGAAAGGAAGAGCGATATCTCACTGATCTTCGATCAAATTCTTGAGAAAAAGGGATATCTCGTGAAGTTTGAGAATATCCCGCAGGACCTGAAGGAGAGATTCCTATCATATAATTATCCCGGAAATGTGAGAGAACTTATCAACATGATTGAGGAGTATCTGGCGGTGAATGATGTTGTTCAAGCTTCCGTCAATTCCTCCATGTCGAAGAACGTCAAGGTTCTGGCCGAGGAGGCAATAGTTGCTAGAATGGTAAATGGTACAAGTTACAAAGATTTTCTTCAGGAAGTCTACAAGAGCGTTTCACAAGAGCTCTTACTGCAACGTTCAGAGGTCCTGAAAAATGACATTAATGAGATTGCCAGGGAATTTGGCCTCACAACAAGAAGAATCAGAGATCTGCTTGCAGAGCTAAATAGCTCTGCAAAGGCACTTACTCCAAACGACGATGATGAGTGA